In Candidatus Sysuiplasma acidicola, one DNA window encodes the following:
- a CDS encoding S8 family serine peptidase, whose translation MPRRNTASPAISSEQHSRVPYRARRGSALSCTLKSRRLQPQTASASWRYATVVVAAAVILSGLSVYFMQAHLTVRPNASSGLLSEAQLAQGPYVSSGPTELAMLKGSTLVGSVPGSMPMYMTVSFKIRNAQQLATLINEQQTPGSPLYHHFLTLKQFQQSFGPTPQVYDETLSYFTAAGFTQVATGTTMTLAFRANAGTVGNALKTQIGFFRLSNGSMVYSNIRQLSLPAPISSSISSINGLTSIVKIHTGLVHAPFFSYGGGSVTSSASFSSGTSIFSNMSRAVNFTKPGFLYTGASFPYGQWQFLNPSVLGEAYNATPLYTLGDRGQGTTIAVVMAGGYNPSDLSAYSKMVFNTSNQILNRLTPYPVNGGAVNATLPGTRLQTGGDAFEFTLDIEYSATMAPAAHIDAVYGPSLSTASLVSAYAKLTTISPLPNVITNSWGGSEDTWWNLYGPSWQSANALENYFMELTSMGSTILASSGDQGGYDSFSGLLSTSIPASSPYVVAVGGVRTTLSNASGVSFPSPPQFLVNATVAPFGFSEASSYPTWFPNYTLNASTAGNVTANSYWYSPGLTGSSPDFASGGIGLSYWFEQPWWQHGKAVPYTGRRMVPDISAEADFNQTVYFDGAWNFFWGGTSFACPTIAGEFALLDAYLNSTAGNSTNRSSYYLGLAQPLLYNLGNDPHLTLRPYTQIGSGSNPWDIQASAGGLGWPGGQNWPVAYTAPLPGWNLLAGWGVPDVANMVFDASTLLSSSRLYVKFNGTTPTTLPGDRNYVFKLVNFTGAPVSGATVNMTFTSSAGVTNYSENKTNATGTFSFSASGLHGDLSLYSVLPASSVSGFQSIWISEQNLSSGSISVTVLGVGRSVMGGFDFFNGFLSPNYPALGSLMPNTVKVFVTYRATPTSVPVPVYNAMVIAVTPHEPHFSSPPAYSNPYYQALASLNYTPMRSLSFTNLSGIAYVETWNVPQPENYTIHASYRGLANVTNLTVTPRLNIQSLNAFSSTEGSLFGRTAGYTGNGANNTIIAPSVAGVGDQYTMYVRVTYWNGVPAAFVPVDIASPNLQSPPFSPIPVHGTETITNASGIAALTINYSVSSASQASQGTLLIQAFNDSYPSESILTPSTNLPVLTNDSTSVVLFLGQAFGTAYTTIQLSSGSVLYTPFIGTSGAYGNFFVELPVFSPFSVYNNITALSYSVDGGAHVSVPLPSTGQNSFMWSFPLSGLSIGPHLLAVIFNDSYGFSYNVDYAFYVIGNGTNPGPTVSFSSPASGSYVSGQTTIDFTITQSQYLLSETLRINQLSYNVRGLTSFTFNASSFGYGAMTVSLTAVNYNGVSASSALLLYSAPQFRPDAAITSPYNGKVFNSTNSVTVGLYYSGDYISSAILHVAGQATNTSYNVTGMSSYTLSRLTKGTYHLTYVVASTDGTSTISTCSFTVLSTPAETAGAALVSISPLAGVIMIVLFVAGMLIGLFLDRMRRKPPV comes from the coding sequence ATGCCTCGCAGGAACACAGCCTCGCCAGCCATCTCTTCTGAGCAACATTCCCGTGTTCCGTATCGGGCCAGACGGGGAAGCGCTCTTTCCTGCACTCTCAAATCCAGGAGATTGCAGCCGCAGACTGCGAGCGCATCATGGCGGTACGCAACAGTGGTCGTCGCAGCCGCCGTTATACTGTCGGGACTTTCCGTTTATTTCATGCAGGCACATCTAACAGTCCGCCCGAATGCTTCATCTGGACTGTTGAGCGAAGCACAGCTCGCTCAGGGCCCATATGTCTCATCAGGACCAACTGAGCTGGCGATGCTGAAAGGTTCCACCCTCGTCGGCTCAGTTCCAGGCTCAATGCCGATGTACATGACGGTAAGCTTCAAAATTCGCAACGCGCAACAGCTTGCGACTTTAATCAACGAGCAGCAAACGCCCGGATCTCCGTTATATCATCACTTTCTCACACTCAAGCAGTTCCAGCAGTCATTCGGTCCAACGCCACAAGTGTATGATGAAACGCTGTCCTATTTCACTGCCGCGGGTTTCACACAGGTTGCTACAGGCACTACAATGACCCTCGCGTTCAGAGCCAACGCCGGCACTGTGGGCAATGCGCTGAAAACACAGATAGGCTTTTTCAGGCTGAGCAACGGTTCGATGGTTTACTCAAACATACGTCAGTTGTCCCTGCCTGCGCCAATCTCTTCCTCGATTTCCTCCATAAACGGCCTCACCAGCATTGTCAAGATACATACAGGACTGGTTCATGCCCCGTTCTTCTCCTACGGCGGCGGCAGTGTAACATCATCTGCGTCATTCTCCTCCGGAACATCCATATTCTCAAACATGAGCAGGGCGGTCAACTTCACGAAACCCGGTTTTCTTTACACGGGCGCATCATTCCCGTACGGCCAGTGGCAGTTCCTGAACCCGTCAGTACTTGGCGAGGCTTATAACGCGACGCCTTTGTACACGCTCGGTGACAGAGGACAGGGAACAACGATTGCTGTGGTGATGGCTGGCGGGTACAATCCGTCCGATCTTTCGGCTTATTCAAAAATGGTGTTCAACACCTCCAACCAGATACTCAATCGCCTTACACCATACCCTGTTAACGGCGGTGCAGTAAATGCAACGCTTCCCGGCACACGTCTTCAGACAGGAGGCGACGCGTTTGAATTTACACTGGATATTGAGTATTCGGCAACGATGGCCCCCGCTGCGCACATCGACGCCGTGTATGGTCCGAGTCTCAGCACTGCATCGCTTGTCAGCGCGTATGCGAAGCTCACTACCATAAGCCCGCTGCCAAATGTCATAACAAACAGCTGGGGCGGCTCAGAGGATACATGGTGGAATCTCTACGGCCCATCCTGGCAGAGCGCCAATGCACTCGAGAATTATTTCATGGAACTCACAAGCATGGGATCAACGATACTCGCTTCATCCGGCGATCAGGGCGGATACGATTCCTTTTCAGGACTGCTGTCCACATCGATTCCAGCCTCCTCTCCATACGTTGTTGCCGTCGGCGGCGTCCGGACAACCTTGTCCAACGCGAGCGGTGTCTCCTTCCCCTCTCCACCCCAATTTCTGGTAAACGCGACTGTCGCTCCGTTCGGTTTCAGCGAAGCATCCTCTTATCCAACATGGTTTCCCAACTACACACTTAATGCCAGCACTGCCGGCAATGTCACAGCGAACTCTTACTGGTACTCGCCGGGTCTTACCGGTTCTTCACCAGATTTTGCCTCAGGTGGAATTGGCCTGAGCTACTGGTTTGAACAGCCGTGGTGGCAGCACGGAAAGGCGGTGCCATACACCGGTCGCAGGATGGTGCCGGACATATCTGCGGAAGCCGATTTCAACCAGACCGTCTATTTTGACGGTGCATGGAATTTCTTCTGGGGGGGCACTAGTTTTGCATGCCCCACAATCGCCGGCGAATTCGCGCTGCTTGATGCGTATCTCAATTCCACCGCCGGCAACTCCACGAACCGTTCCAGTTATTATCTCGGCCTCGCACAGCCATTGCTGTACAATCTTGGTAATGATCCGCACCTCACTCTACGACCATACACCCAGATTGGTTCAGGAAGCAATCCGTGGGATATCCAGGCAAGCGCCGGCGGGCTGGGATGGCCCGGCGGCCAGAACTGGCCAGTGGCATACACCGCACCGCTGCCAGGCTGGAACCTGCTGGCAGGATGGGGTGTCCCCGATGTGGCAAACATGGTATTCGATGCATCGACGCTGCTTTCTTCCAGCCGGCTCTATGTCAAATTCAACGGCACAACGCCAACGACGCTTCCAGGCGACAGGAACTACGTTTTCAAGCTGGTGAATTTCACCGGCGCTCCGGTTTCAGGCGCCACCGTCAACATGACATTCACATCATCTGCGGGTGTGACAAACTACAGTGAAAACAAAACAAACGCAACGGGAACTTTCTCGTTTTCTGCCTCCGGACTGCACGGAGATCTTTCTCTTTACAGCGTCCTGCCGGCATCTTCAGTTTCCGGCTTCCAGTCAATCTGGATTTCTGAGCAGAATCTTTCGTCCGGGTCCATCTCCGTTACTGTGCTTGGAGTCGGCCGTTCAGTTATGGGCGGATTTGATTTCTTCAACGGTTTCCTGAGTCCGAACTATCCGGCACTGGGGAGTCTAATGCCCAATACGGTCAAAGTGTTTGTGACCTACAGAGCCACGCCCACTTCCGTTCCTGTTCCGGTGTATAACGCTATGGTCATCGCTGTAACGCCTCATGAGCCGCACTTCTCCTCGCCGCCGGCTTACTCAAATCCATATTACCAGGCTCTTGCATCCCTCAATTACACACCCATGAGATCGCTCAGCTTCACCAATCTTTCAGGCATAGCGTATGTGGAGACATGGAACGTTCCACAGCCTGAGAATTACACCATACATGCATCATACCGTGGACTCGCCAATGTCACGAATCTCACAGTCACGCCACGTCTGAACATACAGTCACTCAATGCCTTCTCCTCCACCGAAGGCAGTCTGTTTGGCCGTACGGCGGGCTACACCGGCAATGGCGCCAATAACACTATAATTGCACCATCGGTCGCCGGAGTAGGCGATCAGTACACCATGTACGTCCGTGTTACATACTGGAACGGCGTTCCGGCCGCGTTCGTGCCTGTGGACATTGCATCACCGAATCTTCAGTCGCCGCCGTTCTCTCCCATTCCTGTTCATGGAACAGAGACAATCACCAACGCTTCCGGCATTGCTGCGCTCACAATAAACTACAGTGTATCAAGTGCATCCCAGGCGTCGCAGGGAACACTCCTGATACAGGCGTTCAACGACAGTTATCCATCGGAATCTATACTCACACCCTCCACGAATCTTCCCGTGCTCACTAACGACAGCACTTCTGTAGTGCTGTTCCTTGGTCAGGCATTCGGCACCGCCTACACAACAATCCAGCTGAGTTCAGGATCCGTTCTGTATACGCCGTTCATCGGAACGAGCGGCGCCTATGGCAATTTCTTCGTTGAACTGCCGGTTTTTTCGCCTTTCAGTGTATATAACAACATTACTGCGCTGTCATACTCAGTCGACGGTGGAGCGCATGTCAGCGTTCCTCTCCCCTCCACCGGACAGAACAGTTTCATGTGGTCATTCCCCCTGTCGGGTCTCTCCATTGGACCGCATCTTCTCGCCGTCATCTTTAACGACTCGTACGGTTTTTCATATAATGTCGATTATGCGTTTTATGTAATCGGCAACGGCACCAATCCCGGCCCGACAGTGTCCTTCTCTTCTCCTGCCTCTGGTTCTTACGTATCAGGGCAGACAACGATTGATTTTACTATAACCCAGTCACAATATCTCCTTTCCGAAACGCTGAGGATCAATCAACTGTCGTACAATGTCCGTGGTCTGACGTCGTTTACATTCAATGCTTCCTCGTTTGGTTACGGAGCAATGACCGTCTCGCTTACCGCCGTGAATTATAACGGCGTCTCTGCATCGTCCGCTCTCCTGCTCTATTCAGCCCCTCAGTTCAGACCAGATGCTGCGATAACCTCCCCCTACAATGGCAAAGTCTTCAATTCAACAAACAGTGTCACAGTCGGCTTATATTATTCCGGCGATTACATATCGTCTGCTATTCTCCATGTAGCCGGCCAGGCCACGAACACATCTTACAATGTCACAGGAATGTCATCGTACACTCTCAGCAGGCTGACAAAAGGGACATACCATCTCACATACGTCGTAGCGAGTACGGACGGAACTTCGACCATATCCACGTGCAGCTTCACCGTACTTTCCACGCCCGCGGAGACTGCAGGCGCTGCACTTGTGAGCATCTCACCGCTGGCCGGCGTTATCATGATCGTGTTGTTTGTTGCAGGCATGCTCATCGGCTTGTTCCTCGATCGCATGAGAAGGAAACCTCCTGTATGA
- a CDS encoding DUF835 domain-containing protein — MSVGINHTAGTSGIGTVTLNASAYSWNNSSKSFAYIGSFQNSRLNLANTSIANMIVNLSGKMPETVMGNNASIFVEYFIWLNGFSSATPFTLALDTGGSSDSSYFVKYPHFGWLNGSVSPANATVTVNGSAVTSIHDGLFNLTIGQGTYWVNVSLPGYRNYSSQISIVSGFSSYLNVKLLREYVVNVTEKGLPAGTQWSVNLSGMVRLLSTNYTRYLVVNGTYDMIIGSVPGYHIDPYQSNVTINGSARNVSLTFTVAVYGVIFNERGLSLPQLWGVSINGVNHTSESSSISVSLSNGTYNFTVLQVPRFAVTPSSGSFRVSGNASSMTLIFTLLNYTVFFRENGLPIGAKWTVTLDGVSQESNRTVIAFNEPEGSYNYSINLQSGYRILNGSGTVTVSGGNVTVNATFLTVKATPGNIFSQPQGLIYFLIIVIILVQVEVVASMLYFRRNRSRSTHGKNDSSGNTNDESLNASARPVSQILAASGSASASGAVSLSGPPGGTTGTNAPSSVGGARNFAAEAVFEYGCTYAVFEETAEKSISLFEVALKKGLRGICFTREYPDKLSRKHDLAGATVIWLSNIGSQNSIRPKDLEKITLQCNEALNASQCIIMIDGLEYLITNNGFISVLKLLQFLRDATAVNSSILIISINQHAIKDSEVSLLRREVDRTIE, encoded by the coding sequence TTGAGTGTTGGCATTAACCACACAGCCGGCACTTCCGGTATTGGAACCGTCACGCTCAACGCAAGCGCTTATTCGTGGAATAACTCCAGCAAGAGCTTTGCATATATTGGTTCGTTCCAGAATTCTCGTTTAAATCTCGCGAATACATCTATTGCCAACATGATTGTCAATCTGAGCGGAAAAATGCCCGAGACGGTAATGGGTAATAATGCAAGTATTTTTGTTGAATATTTTATTTGGTTGAATGGTTTTTCCTCAGCAACGCCATTCACTTTAGCTCTGGACACAGGCGGCTCTTCCGATTCTTCATATTTTGTGAAGTACCCTCATTTCGGGTGGCTGAACGGATCGGTAAGTCCGGCTAATGCCACTGTCACTGTTAATGGAAGCGCTGTCACTTCCATTCATGACGGTCTCTTCAATCTCACCATTGGTCAGGGAACATACTGGGTCAATGTTTCCCTCCCCGGATACAGAAATTACTCCAGTCAGATTTCTATAGTTTCAGGTTTCAGTTCGTACCTGAATGTGAAACTTTTGAGGGAGTATGTTGTCAACGTGACGGAGAAAGGGCTACCGGCCGGAACACAATGGTCTGTCAACCTCTCCGGTATGGTCAGATTGCTGTCAACTAATTATACACGATACCTGGTAGTTAACGGCACTTACGATATGATCATTGGAAGCGTTCCCGGCTACCACATCGACCCTTATCAGTCCAATGTAACGATCAACGGCAGTGCCAGGAATGTCTCTCTGACGTTTACAGTGGCGGTTTACGGCGTCATTTTCAATGAAAGAGGGCTTTCGTTACCGCAGCTGTGGGGCGTCTCGATAAACGGCGTGAATCACACGTCCGAGTCATCCTCCATTTCAGTGAGTCTGTCAAATGGCACGTACAATTTCACGGTTCTTCAAGTTCCTCGCTTCGCCGTGACACCTTCCTCAGGAAGTTTTAGAGTTTCAGGCAACGCGTCCTCAATGACTTTGATTTTCACACTGCTCAACTACACTGTCTTCTTCAGGGAAAACGGTCTGCCGATTGGTGCAAAGTGGACTGTGACACTCGACGGCGTTAGTCAGGAATCAAACCGGACGGTTATCGCATTTAACGAACCTGAAGGATCTTACAATTATTCAATAAATCTCCAGAGCGGTTACAGGATACTCAACGGCTCCGGAACAGTTACTGTTTCCGGCGGAAACGTCACAGTAAACGCTACTTTTTTGACTGTGAAGGCAACACCGGGCAACATTTTTTCACAACCGCAGGGACTCATTTATTTCCTCATTATAGTCATCATTCTGGTGCAGGTGGAAGTGGTCGCCTCCATGCTTTATTTCAGAAGGAACAGGTCCAGGAGCACTCACGGAAAGAACGACTCCTCAGGCAACACCAACGATGAAAGCCTGAATGCATCTGCACGTCCGGTTTCGCAAATACTTGCTGCATCAGGCTCTGCATCTGCATCCGGCGCCGTTTCCTTATCGGGACCTCCGGGTGGGACGACAGGCACAAACGCTCCCTCATCCGTTGGTGGCGCTCGAAACTTTGCCGCAGAGGCCGTGTTCGAGTATGGTTGCACGTATGCAGTCTTCGAGGAGACTGCAGAAAAGTCCATCTCCCTGTTCGAGGTCGCCCTGAAGAAGGGACTCAGGGGCATATGCTTCACGCGTGAATACCCGGACAAGCTCTCCCGGAAGCACGATCTCGCGGGCGCAACCGTGATATGGCTCTCCAATATCGGGAGCCAGAATTCGATAAGACCAAAAGATCTTGAAAAAATTACTCTTCAATGCAACGAAGCCCTGAATGCATCACAGTGCATCATAATGATAGACGGGCTGGAATATCTCATAACAAACAACGGTTTCATCAGTGTACTCAAGCTGTTGCAATTCCTTAGAGATGCAACGGCAGTTAACAGCTCCATCCTCATAATATCGATAAATCAGCATGCTATAAAGGACAGCGAAGTGAGTCTCCTCAGAAGAGAAGTGGACAGAACAATAGAGTAG
- a CDS encoding sulfurtransferase: MEYANKDVLVSTEWVEKHLNNAGVRIVEVDYDPAPNYNQGHIPGSVLFDWRKDLNNQLTRDILTRKQLEELFASAGIDGSTTIVLYGDYNNWFAAYAFWDFKYYGVEHVKLMNGGRKKWLAEDRPVTKDVPSYPRTSFSAHDPDPKIRAFVGDVRKATGQQNWALVDVRSPAEYTGQILAPPEYPNEGAQRGGHIPGAANIPWSQAVNEDGTFKSADELKKLYESKGITSNKNIITYCRIGERSSHTWFVLRYLLGYGNVWNYDGSWSEWGNSVGIPIEK; the protein is encoded by the coding sequence ATGGAGTATGCAAACAAGGATGTGCTGGTAAGCACGGAATGGGTAGAGAAGCATCTCAATAACGCAGGTGTGAGAATCGTAGAAGTTGATTACGATCCTGCACCGAACTACAATCAGGGGCACATACCAGGAAGCGTGCTCTTCGACTGGAGAAAGGACCTTAACAATCAGCTGACGAGGGACATACTGACCAGGAAACAGCTTGAGGAGCTTTTCGCCAGCGCTGGAATAGACGGAAGCACGACAATTGTGCTGTACGGCGATTACAACAACTGGTTTGCGGCCTACGCGTTCTGGGACTTCAAATACTACGGCGTCGAGCACGTAAAACTGATGAACGGAGGAAGAAAGAAGTGGCTCGCGGAAGACAGGCCTGTCACGAAGGACGTGCCGTCGTATCCGCGAACGTCGTTTAGCGCTCACGATCCTGATCCGAAAATCAGAGCCTTTGTCGGTGATGTGAGAAAAGCGACAGGGCAGCAGAACTGGGCGCTTGTTGACGTGAGGAGTCCTGCAGAATACACTGGCCAGATACTTGCTCCGCCTGAATACCCCAACGAGGGCGCCCAGAGAGGCGGACACATTCCCGGGGCTGCGAACATTCCCTGGTCGCAGGCAGTTAACGAGGACGGGACATTCAAGAGCGCTGATGAACTCAAGAAACTGTACGAGTCCAAAGGCATCACCAGCAACAAGAATATCATAACATACTGCAGGATTGGGGAGAGATCTTCGCACACTTGGTTCGTGCTCCGCTACCTTCTGGGTTACGGAAATGTCTGGAATTACGACGGCTCATGGTCCGAATGGGGAAACTCGGTGGGCATACCGATAGAAAAATGA